One Perognathus longimembris pacificus isolate PPM17 chromosome 13, ASM2315922v1, whole genome shotgun sequence genomic window, aacataaaggggaactaaatagggaaagaagtaaaagttTCCCTCATTGCAGATGACACGAtcctatattaaaaaaacaaaaacaaaaaccatagacTTCACTCCCAAGTTACTCAAGCTGATCcagaactttggcaaagtagcagggtataaaattaacctacAGAAAGCAGGATCTTTTCTGtttgccaacaatgagaagagtgagacttaatcaggaaagcaactccatttataatagcctcaaaaagacttaggaattaacttaaccaaagttGTGAAGGACATCTacgatgaaaacttaaaaaacctgaaaaaggaaattaaagcagatttaaggaaatgataaaacctcctatgctcctggattggaggattaacatcatgaaaatggcaacacTGTCCAAAGAtagctacaaattcaatacaatacccatcaaaaCGCCAACATTCTTCAGTGATATAGgagaagcaatacaaaaattcatatggaataacagaagacctcaaatagcaaaacagtccttagcaggaagaacagtgctggaggaatatcaacacCAAAATTCAAACTCTAtcacaaagctgtagtaataaaaacagtttgttactggtacaagaataggcctgaggaccaatggaatagaactgaagacacagaaatgaacgcACAGACCAATAGCCAtcaaatatttgataagggaaccaaatacagaataaaagaaagatagccttgtcagcaaatggtgctgccagaattggctatacattttcagaaaactgaagttatatccttatatatcaccttgtacCAGAattaactccaaatggatcaaagaccttaatgtaagaacagataccctaaaaatactacaggaagggataggagaaacaATAGGGCTCTTTGAAACAGCTCAATACTTCCTAagaaaagatccagaatcacaacaaattgaagaaagactggattaatgagactgcatcaaaatgaagagtttctgcatggtaaacaacatagctagcaagataagtagaaagcccacagaatgggagaaaaatatttGCTAGTTATACATCAGACATGGGTCTCATACCTTAAATATACTAAGCGATCAAAAATTAAATcttccaaaaacaaatcctcaaagaaataacaaccccattaataagtggggtaaagacttaaagagagatttctccaaagaagaaataagaatgaccaatagacacacgAGGCACTAACTGCTcaatatccctggccataaaagacctgcaaatcaaaacaacattgagattctcctTCACCCAAgtatgctggtgaggatgtggcctaaagggaaccctactacattgttggtgggatgcAAACtagttcaatcactctggaatgcagtatggaggttcctcaagaagttgaacatagagcttccctatgaccaagaaatcccactcctgagcatttatccaataggcCACAAACCAGGCtgcaccaaagccaccagcacaaccacgttcatccattgcagcattgtttaccatagctaagatatggaaccaacccagatgcccctcggtagatgaatggatcaagaaaatgtggtatatatacacaacggaattctgtttccataaaaaagaataacattgctccattcataaggaaatgggaacacttggaaaaaaattatattaagtgaggtaagccagacccaaagaaagaggATGCATAGCTTCTCTCATTtgcaataattagaatgtgcataTAAATCCACAAGCAAATCCAATGGCTAAAAGACAAATGATTGCATTTGGACATGATTAATGAAACaatactctaaacattcacacagcaagaacaaagaaggatattcttaggagaggatcacaaggaccccatagctatgtgcatatgatcatgtaaaatgaggcttattgaaatgaacttgaagaaatggaaacaagaggctttttattgtactgtttgcgattcttttttttcctttttttctttagcttattcttttttttttttgctttttggaaaaatttctgtaccctttgtcttgtgtataagtttatccgatttggggagggaaagaggaagcacACAAATGGTGGGTcgaagagtgaaccaattcagcagtgattctcactagacactgttttggaaatgaactatataactttggGTGAAAGGGGTGGTCAAGAGGGGAAAAGTGTGAGAAAtgatgtattctttacctgacttatgtaactataatccctctgtacataaaacttaaaattaatcaaagaagaaaatggggaAGTTAACCATGCATATAGAGTATACAATAAAAGCATAACTCCACCATACTTAGTTTACTTTTGCTGAATAGCAACTCCCAAACTTCAACTGTTTGCTTTGACAATATCCCTGGCAATGTTTTCTGGTCAGCAGCTGGCCTGAGTCTTCCTCATCTAGGTTGCTTCACTTGATGGTTCTGCTCCAGCTGTCCAAGCAGCAGGGACTTGCTCCATGCTTAGACTTTGCACACGTTCTCTTCTGTGTGTCATTATGGAGATCATGGAGGAGACCAGTACCTACCATGGAGGCTGTACCTACCAGCGATGTGCTACGCACATGCAGTATACCATAAGCACTACCCACAGGAGCCACACTCAACTGGAAAGTCATCCTGGAGCCTGACTCTTATTACATATATTaaactcttttaaaatttttaacttaattttattatcatggtgatgtacagaggagtcacagtcacataagtaaggtaatgaggacatttcttgttgaacattgttacccctccctcatttactcccatttcctcctccctgacccctcccctccaagttggaaagttcatttccaacatagtgtcttgtgagtatcactgttgcattggttcacactttgtcctttgtctcaccattttgttgttcctttcCTTTGCCAAACcagaaaacatatatacaagacacagagtaccaaaatcaaatatagtgacaacagggcaacatgggataaaccaaaggaaaaaaatgaaagatttgtttggttttgtttttttgccagtcctggggcttgaactcagggcctgagcacttccctggcttccttttgctcaaggctagcactcagccacttgagctacagcgccacttcgagcttttttccatatgtgtggtgctgaggaatagaacccagggcttcatgtatacgaagcaagcactttaccgggaatgtaaactggttcagccactctggaaagcggtatggagattccacagaaggctaaacatagaggtcccgtttgacccagcagccccacttttggtcatctacccaaaagattacaaacaagaacacacgaaagccaccagcacaacaatgttcatcacagcacaatttgtcatatctaaaatatggaaccaacccagatgcccttcagtagacaaatggatcaggaaaatgtggtacatatacacaatggaattttatgcctttatcagaaagaatgacattgctctattcataaggaaacggaagaacttggaaaaaattatactaagtgaaatgagccagacccaaagaaacatggactctatggtttccctcataggaaataatgctagtcacagcagaggatcacaagagcccaatagctatgcccttacaaacacataagatgatgctaagtgaaaggaactccatgttatggaaacaactgttatatcactgttgtaattactttcaacatgcgatgtgaaactgtagcttcttttcttgatgatcctcttgtatccccttcctgtggttgtccccatgctatcactgtatctcatctgagtaccctggatactgtatatactgttattagaactagggaagagaaagggaatatcaaaatcgagagacaaaggataaaaagacaaatgactacaaaagcagtacttgcaaaactatttggtgttaaccaactgagcaactcatggggggagagggagagggggagggggggagggaatgagggaggaggtaacaaatagtacaagaaatgtacccatggcctaccgtttgaaactgtaacccctctgtacatcattttgacaataaataaataattattattttttaaaaaatgaaagaaaaaagaaataactttacacaGTACATTTTGAAAAAACCCTGTTGATAAAAAGGATACTTGTCTTTtcgtttccttctctccctccctcccttccttttccttcctttctccctccctccctccctccctcccttcctccctccctccctccctcccttcctccctccctccctccctccctccctctctctctccctctttctttctttctttcgttctttcgttctttcttcttcttttggtactggggtttgatcccAGGAtattatacttgctaggcaagcactttaccactgcgCTACATCTCAGAAAAATATCAAATTTTCCCTCCTCTTTTGtttatcatggggcttgagctaaggacctgggcactgtccctgagctcttttgctcaaggctagctctataccactttgagccatagctacacttcctAAACTCTTATTTATGCAAACTGATCATGAAGATGAAATTTAGTAGAATAAAATCATATGCCCAAACTCAGAGATACCGTGAAAATAAGCCCATTGTCCTCATATCGACCCTCATTGATGTGGCTATGGATGTGCAAAGCTACTACTAGGCAATAAAGAGTTAAGACAGCATTTTTTGCATATGATATATTTAATTGTAACAACAAACATGCTTTATATTAAAACATCATATGAaccttttgaaaacaaaagaattaaaaataaccaattgttttcttttatttgttattgtcTCTATGGAAAATGCCTAAATGAAAGATTCACTGCATCTTCTGTCATGTAATTAATTTGAATCAGTCAGAATCTTCTTATCAGGTGGCAACACATATGGAATGCCCTCCATCCAGCTGGGCAGGATGTTTCTGTCTTCTCCTTCTTCTGCTGTGTCTTCCGTCCAACTCTCTACCTTTCTTAGTTATTCAGGCAGAGTGAGTGACTTAACAACCAGAGAACAGCAGCCCAGTATATGCACGCTTGCGGCAAGACCTAGAGTCTATCGATGTACTGACACAGAGTACAACTGTGGATGGCTTGCATCCATTCTCTTCGGCTTTCTTAAACATACCACATGCACACTTCTAGGGAGAGGCAGCTACAATGACACATAGGCACTTGTCTACCAGAATGGCCATTTCATGCATAGCAAACAGTTCTTAGTGCTGGCAGCTTTGGTGTGGGTGCCTTCTCCAAGCAAACATGGAAGGACATCTCACTCACCGAGCACAGCCAACCTTCCTGGGATGAATCCTCTTGAGTATCTTCTCTCTAATCTCCTTCATCTTGACACTGTACAGAATAGGATTTAACAGTGGAGGAAGCAGGAAGTGGATGTAAGAGAGAAGTGTATGGGCAGGCTGAGGGAGGGGCAACTTGAGCCGGTCAATGAGGGCCAGGAGAATCATAGGCACATAGAAGAGAAGCACAGCAGACAGGTGGGCAGCACAGGTTTGAGCAGCCTTCCAGCGGTCCTCCCTGGACCCCACAGTCTGCAACACCCTGACAATGAGgccataggaaaagaaaataagcaagggGTCTATTGCCATGGCTGATAGGACTACAACTAAGCTGTAGATTGTTCCCcaagctcctgggcaggcaaGGCGGGCTATATCTGGGTGTAAGCAGTAAGAATGGGTCAGGATCTGTGAGTGGCAGTAGGGCATGTGGGCCAGGAGGAACGGCAGAGGCAGATGGAGACCCAGGCATCGGAAAACAATGGCTAGACCAATCTTGCTAGTGACCCCATTGGTGAGGAGTGATGGGTAGTGGAGAGGGCGATAGATAGCCAGTGCTCGATCAAATGCCATGGCAAGCAAGACTGAGGATTCCATGACAGAAAAGACATGGACAAAGAACATCTGTAAGAGGCAGGCGGAGGCAGGGATCACATGAGCATCAGCAAAAGCCAGGCCCAGCAAGGTGGGCATCAGGGCTGAGACCAAGCCAACATCAGACATGCTaagcagggagaggaagaagtacattGGCCGGTGCAGAGTGGGCTCCAGGACAATGATCCAAAGGACAGTACCATTGCCCACAGCAGAGAGGAGGTAGACAGTGAGGAGGGGTATCGTCCACCAGGATGGTGCAGCAGACAAGCCAGGCAAACCCACTAGCAGGAAGGTAGGGGCCATTGAAGTGCTGGTGTTGGAGGCTGTCAGGGTGAAGAGTGTTGACATAGTTCAGGGTCACACTTTGAACTCTGAAACCTAAAAACGGATTGACAAGGTTTAGTTAATTTCGTAACCCATTTGTATGATGCTTTCTAAAATAGCCTGCATCTCCTCTTTCctgcaccacacaaacagatacccaagccaggcatggtagcccATGCTGTTCTATGGGCCCTCAGTAATTAGtatgtggaggcaggaggatggagagtaaCGGGCAGCCCCGGCTACATAGGGAGActttctcaaaacaaacaggCAAGCAAGTAAACCAACTATCCACCCAAAACATGTTTGCCCAGTATCTATCTCCAAATGAGAAACGAACTTTCTCAATGTGACAAAGAGAATAACTGACAGCAAATAGGGCTGCTTATCTGTAAAAATCTGGGTCCTTattatatgcctctatcagaaagaatgacattgcccccatttgtaaggaaatggaaggacttggaaaaaattagactaagtgaagtgagccagacccaaagaaacatggactctgtggtctcccttatagggaataattagcacaggtttaggcaagtcacagcagagcatcacagagcccaatagctatacccttatgaacacataagatgatgctaagtgaaatgaactccatgttatggtaacgattgttatatcacagttgtaacaactttcaacgtgccatgtataactgtagcttctattattgattatcttcttgtatcaccctcctgtggttgtaactacactatctctgtatcttatctgagtatattggaaactgtgtatactggcattagaaccaggaaattggaagggaataccaaaatcgagaggcacagggtaaaaaagacaaacaactacaaaagcaatacttacaaactgtttggtgaaaatggactgaacaactgaacaactcatggggggggggaaggggaagggaaagatggaggggggagggcggaatgagggaggaggtaacaaacagtacaagaaatgtatccaatgcctaatgtatgaaactgtaacctctctgtaattcagtttgataataataataatatatatatacatatatatatatataaagtgaaaaaaatctgGGTCCTTTCGAAAGTTGAAATTTAAGAAAAGGTACAACTTTTCCTGTGTTTTATTCTAAATTAGACTACAGTTTCTAGAGGTGatgctttaaagaaagaaatgtaagctTCTACTTTGGGGAGGAGAAATAATCTCCATGAATATAGGACGTTATGTAGAAAATCCTATTTAAAAATCCTGATAAAATGAATCAACACATTAGTAAGgccacaggataaaaaaaaatgcctgcctgTAAACATAAATTGTATATCCATAATACAATGGTAATGCAAatgcaaaatgagaaaataatgtaTTCATGATACCATTATAAGTAAAAAGAACAGAATTTATACAATATTGCAAAAATCATATCCTGAAAATTATAAAGCAATG contains:
- the LOC125362336 gene encoding olfactory receptor 51S1, with amino-acid sequence MSTLFTLTASNTSTSMAPTFLLVGLPGLSAAPSWWTIPLLTVYLLSAVGNGTVLWIIVLEPTLHRPMYFFLSLLSMSDVGLVSALMPTLLGLAFADAHVIPASACLLQMFFVHVFSVMESSVLLAMAFDRALAIYRPLHYPSLLTNGVTSKIGLAIVFRCLGLHLPLPFLLAHMPYCHSQILTHSYCLHPDIARLACPGAWGTIYSLVVVLSAMAIDPLLIFFSYGLIVRVLQTVGSREDRWKAAQTCAAHLSAVLLFYVPMILLALIDRLKLPLPQPAHTLLSYIHFLLPPLLNPILYSVKMKEIREKILKRIHPRKVGCAR